A window of Chitinophagales bacterium contains these coding sequences:
- a CDS encoding LamG domain-containing protein, which translates to MKLSFLKITTGLLGAGLFLFSCKKDGNPNNLPDVNPDDYAGKIDGYNSSDEVYPDNLIAYWSFDDTKNEMVTGTAPSTSANDTYVTGGVRNKALSLAAGYVYFPTEFPKFKTDSLKSWSISLWTKILNNGSKRTMLFQLARPGIFTGNINFQLNTQSFPATNLTTLRIQPTFSTVGGGTQDNLNNNLSPSIGMDKWTHIVLTYEFSTGVFNIWADGVKIGGFPNRGTGNNSFKSYEPNAVIIGSNYNGIPGMSVNSDVTFAPMTGQLDEIRMYNRSLPDAHIKALFNLGIANK; encoded by the coding sequence ATGAAATTATCTTTTTTAAAAATAACTACCGGGTTGTTGGGTGCAGGCCTTTTCCTCTTCTCCTGCAAAAAGGATGGCAACCCCAATAACCTTCCCGATGTCAATCCCGATGACTATGCAGGAAAGATTGACGGTTACAATAGTTCTGATGAGGTGTATCCAGATAACCTGATCGCTTATTGGAGTTTTGATGATACCAAGAATGAAATGGTAACCGGAACAGCACCGTCTACTTCCGCCAATGATACCTATGTAACAGGTGGGGTACGAAACAAGGCGCTGAGTCTGGCCGCAGGGTATGTGTATTTCCCTACAGAATTTCCCAAGTTCAAGACCGATTCGCTGAAGAGCTGGAGTATCAGCCTTTGGACCAAGATCCTGAACAATGGTTCCAAACGTACCATGCTGTTTCAATTGGCACGGCCGGGTATATTCACCGGGAATATCAATTTCCAATTGAATACCCAGTCATTTCCCGCTACCAATCTCACTACCCTTCGTATTCAGCCTACGTTTTCAACGGTAGGTGGAGGAACACAGGATAATCTGAATAATAATCTTTCGCCAAGCATCGGTATGGATAAATGGACACATATTGTGCTGACCTATGAGTTTAGCACGGGTGTGTTCAATATCTGGGCGGATGGAGTGAAGATCGGCGGCTTCCCCAACCGGGGAACGGGGAATAACTCGTTTAAATCCTATGAACCCAATGCCGTCATCATAGGCTCCAACTATAATGGCATACCCGGTATGTCAGTCAATTCGGATGTGACCTTTGCACCGATGACCGGACAACTGGATGAGATACGCATGTATAACCGGTCGTTGCCGGATGCACATATCAAAGCATTGTTTAATTTAGGTATTGCCAATAAGTAA
- a CDS encoding gamma-glutamylcyclotransferase: protein MTPHLFVYGSLRKGFQSPVYEYISRYFHYLGEARVPGKLVDMGDYPAAVPDGEHWILGELYIIKNPDEFGWAFGQLDDYEGVNVEEGETQLYRRELAEIHTPEGTVHAWIYWYNQDVSGRPIIASGDILQYIAEKNK, encoded by the coding sequence ATGACCCCCCATCTCTTTGTCTACGGTTCCTTGCGCAAGGGTTTTCAAAGCCCGGTTTATGAATACATCAGCCGGTATTTCCATTATTTAGGGGAGGCCAGGGTGCCAGGCAAGCTGGTGGATATGGGTGATTACCCGGCCGCAGTTCCCGATGGGGAACATTGGATATTGGGGGAGTTGTACATCATAAAGAACCCCGATGAGTTTGGCTGGGCTTTTGGCCAGCTTGATGATTACGAAGGGGTCAACGTGGAAGAAGGCGAAACCCAGCTTTACCGCCGTGAATTAGCGGAGATCCATACCCCCGAAGGAACGGTACATGCCTGGATCTATTGGTATAACCAGGATGTTTCCGGCCGCCCCATCATTGCATCGGGTGATATTTTGCAATACATTGCAGAAAAGAACAAATAG
- a CDS encoding UDP-2,3-diacylglucosamine diphosphatase has product MFPAAPSLHRVIFCNTLQKRTNSVDLSPGKKIYFLSDFHLGAPNAEASLIREKRIVSFLSQAAQDAQVVFIVGDMFDFWYEYRSVVPKGFTRLLGKLAEMTDAGIQIHFFVGNHDMWMKDYLPKELAIPVYFEPREFVFQGRKFEIGHGDGLGPGDKGYKFLKKIFRNPACQWLFGVFPPYIGMGLANYLSRKSRAQTGANEEVFLGIDKEWLIIHCLERLKTKEMDYFIFGHRHLPIDHALSAKSRYINLGDWIHYDTYAVFDGNNLELKSFSGKEHKIIRS; this is encoded by the coding sequence ATGTTTCCGGCCGCCCCATCATTGCATCGGGTGATATTTTGCAATACATTGCAGAAAAGAACAAATAGCGTGGATCTTTCCCCTGGAAAAAAAATATACTTTCTCTCTGATTTTCATCTCGGCGCTCCGAATGCGGAGGCCAGTCTGATCCGTGAAAAACGGATCGTTTCCTTTCTTTCTCAGGCCGCCCAGGATGCCCAGGTCGTATTTATTGTCGGTGATATGTTCGATTTCTGGTATGAGTACCGGTCGGTGGTACCCAAGGGTTTTACCCGCTTACTGGGCAAACTCGCGGAAATGACCGATGCCGGTATTCAGATCCATTTTTTTGTGGGCAACCATGATATGTGGATGAAGGATTACCTGCCAAAAGAACTGGCCATTCCCGTTTATTTTGAACCCCGGGAATTTGTATTCCAGGGTCGGAAATTCGAGATCGGGCATGGAGACGGACTGGGCCCTGGCGATAAAGGCTATAAATTTTTGAAAAAAATCTTCCGCAATCCTGCCTGTCAGTGGCTTTTTGGCGTCTTCCCTCCATATATCGGCATGGGATTGGCCAATTATTTGAGCCGGAAGAGCCGCGCCCAAACCGGAGCAAATGAGGAGGTGTTTCTGGGTATAGATAAAGAATGGCTGATCATCCATTGCCTGGAGCGATTGAAAACAAAAGAAATGGATTATTTCATATTTGGACATCGACATTTACCTATTGATCACGCGCTTTCAGCAAAAAGCCGGTATATCAATCTGGGTGATTGGATCCATTATGATACCTATGCGGTGTTTGATGGAAATAATTTGGAGCTAAAATCGTTTTCGGGAAAGGAACATAAAATCATCCGCTCGTGA
- a CDS encoding PIN domain-containing protein yields the protein MASKIFLDANLLLDITLKREGYTPARALMEIALEGKLYLYTTPSVLHITAYFTSQSYSIRETRMILLTLLNDIQIIDADYDTVLAAISNTDWSDIEDAIQYYTALHHNLDFFISADKKLKKSAIPQLPVLSSIEILKRLNK from the coding sequence ATGGCTTCTAAAATATTTCTGGATGCTAATCTTCTCCTTGATATTACCCTTAAGCGTGAAGGTTATACACCCGCAAGGGCTTTGATGGAGATTGCCCTGGAAGGTAAGCTGTATCTTTATACCACCCCTTCGGTTTTACACATAACCGCGTATTTTACCTCTCAGAGTTATTCGATCAGGGAGACCAGGATGATCTTATTAACCTTATTAAATGACATTCAAATTATAGATGCCGATTACGATACAGTTTTAGCCGCTATTTCAAATACTGACTGGAGCGACATTGAAGATGCCATCCAATATTATACTGCGCTTCATCACAACCTTGATTTTTTTATTTCTGCTGACAAAAAATTAAAAAAATCAGCAATTCCACAACTTCCTGTACTTTCTTCTATTGAAATACTTAAACGCCTAAATAAATAA
- a CDS encoding thioredoxin family protein translates to MRPLLTLFILLLSFSIHAQHQYEVSRNSDNEKILKGIISRDLIAKDTAFPWYAENEKGYTPFPKAVEGLKNHPEYELLVFMGTWCHDSHFIIPKFYKLVDASGFPANQITLIGTDEQKKTLSHLAEALGIKNVPTIIVLKDGKELGRVVEYGKYGMFDMELAEVLEGK, encoded by the coding sequence ATGAGACCCCTCCTGACACTGTTTATTCTTCTACTCTCTTTTTCCATCCACGCCCAGCATCAATACGAAGTATCCCGCAATAGCGATAATGAAAAAATATTAAAAGGCATTATCTCCCGCGACCTGATCGCCAAAGACACCGCCTTCCCCTGGTATGCCGAAAATGAAAAAGGTTATACCCCTTTCCCCAAGGCGGTAGAAGGTCTGAAGAATCACCCCGAATATGAACTGCTTGTCTTTATGGGCACCTGGTGTCACGATTCGCATTTTATCATTCCCAAATTTTACAAACTGGTCGATGCCTCCGGTTTCCCCGCCAACCAGATCACGCTTATCGGTACCGATGAGCAAAAGAAAACCCTGAGCCACCTGGCTGAAGCACTGGGCATAAAAAATGTCCCGACGATCATTGTTCTAAAAGACGGAAAAGAATTGGGCCGTGTGGTCGAATACGGGAAGTATGGTATGTTTGATATGGAGCTGGCGGAGGTCCTGGAAGGGAAATGA
- a CDS encoding MerR family transcriptional regulator, producing MQKSLTQITFDFSSPEGEVTPPKPVEEILLEKRPLVAPKPPSAEKVFEEPVEEKEEEAVSIETLPARKSTRGRRSLKEISQMADLVNVPPDEILFQKQYYSIGEVAVWFQVNQSLLRYWESEFTLLKPRKNRKGDRFFRPEDVKNLQLIYDLLRRRKFTIEGAKDFLKNNKKAEQKFEMIRSLEGIRGFLLELKANL from the coding sequence ATGCAAAAATCACTCACTCAAATAACCTTTGATTTCTCCAGCCCCGAAGGGGAGGTTACCCCCCCAAAGCCGGTAGAGGAAATACTCCTGGAGAAACGTCCACTGGTGGCACCCAAGCCGCCCTCGGCAGAAAAGGTTTTTGAGGAGCCGGTGGAGGAAAAGGAAGAGGAGGCCGTTTCAATAGAAACCCTGCCGGCCCGCAAATCCACCCGTGGCCGACGTTCCCTGAAAGAGATTAGCCAGATGGCCGACCTCGTGAATGTCCCCCCCGATGAGATCCTTTTTCAAAAACAATATTATTCCATCGGCGAAGTAGCCGTATGGTTCCAGGTCAATCAATCCCTGCTACGTTACTGGGAATCTGAATTTACCCTGCTCAAACCCCGCAAGAACCGCAAAGGGGACCGCTTTTTCCGCCCGGAAGATGTCAAGAATTTGCAACTCATTTATGATCTTTTGCGTCGTAGAAAGTTCACGATCGAAGGCGCGAAGGATTTTTTAAAGAACAACAAGAAGGCCGAACAGAAATTTGAAATGATAAGGTCGCTGGAAGGGATACGTGGTTTCTTGTTGGAATTGAAAGCAAATCTTTAA
- a CDS encoding peptidoglycan DD-metalloendopeptidase family protein, with product MKKIKYFYNTHTLRYEKLETPVRVKVLRVFGFLAAALVTAALISFFAFRFVGSPNERLLKMENDRLGDGYNQLSKELREVRQQMRDLEKRDNEVYRSIFEANPIPDSARAKAQEKVQQAAIIESMTGNQLYRSLLESINQLKNRIALQNKSYGEINERIKNKEKILAATPAIQPVSNKDLDRIASGFGYRIDPIYKTIKLHAGLDFTAPTGTPIYATADGVVSVSGFSDGGYGNHVVINHGYGYETLYGHMSRIKARRGQKVTRGEVIGYVGSTGKSTGPHLHYEVHKNGQKIDPVYFFYNDLSPEQFDRLLKKAGASNQSFD from the coding sequence ATGAAAAAGATCAAATACTTCTACAACACACATACCCTTCGGTATGAGAAGCTGGAGACCCCTGTACGGGTAAAAGTGCTCCGGGTATTTGGTTTTTTAGCGGCTGCTCTGGTTACCGCCGCCCTGATCTCCTTTTTCGCTTTCCGGTTTGTCGGCTCTCCCAATGAAAGGTTGTTAAAAATGGAAAATGACCGTCTCGGCGATGGTTATAACCAGCTTTCCAAAGAATTGAGGGAAGTGCGACAGCAGATGCGTGACCTGGAAAAGCGGGACAATGAAGTGTACCGCTCCATTTTTGAGGCCAATCCCATTCCCGACAGTGCCCGGGCCAAAGCCCAGGAAAAGGTACAGCAGGCCGCCATCATCGAGAGTATGACGGGGAACCAGCTTTACCGCTCCCTGCTCGAATCCATCAACCAACTCAAGAACCGGATCGCCTTACAGAATAAGTCATACGGGGAGATCAACGAACGGATCAAAAACAAGGAAAAGATCCTGGCCGCTACCCCGGCCATTCAACCCGTGAGCAATAAGGACCTGGACCGGATCGCCTCCGGTTTTGGCTACCGGATCGACCCTATTTATAAGACCATAAAACTCCATGCCGGACTGGATTTCACGGCCCCGACAGGCACCCCCATCTATGCCACGGCCGATGGAGTGGTATCTGTATCCGGGTTTAGCGACGGGGGCTATGGGAACCACGTCGTCATCAACCATGGCTATGGGTACGAAACCCTTTATGGACATATGAGCCGGATCAAAGCCAGACGGGGGCAGAAAGTGACCCGGGGCGAAGTGATCGGCTATGTGGGCAGCACGGGAAAATCCACCGGTCCGCACCTGCACTATGAGGTCCATAAAAATGGGCAAAAGATCGATCCTGTCTATTTCTTCTACAATGATCTTTCTCCCGAGCAATTTGACAGGCTGTTGAAAAAAGCCGGCGCCTCGAACCAAAGCTTTGATTAG
- the alaS gene encoding alanine--tRNA ligase — protein MFTSAEIRDKFLDFFRSKGHAILPSAPIVVKNDPTLMFTNAGMNQFKDIFLGHKSPTDTRVADTQKCLRVSGKHNDLEEVGVDTYHHTMFEMLGNWSFGDYFKKEAIEWSWALLTDVYGIDKERIYVTIFEGDVKENIPKDEEAFSEWKKWIAEDRILLGNKKDNFWEMGDTGPCGPCTEIHVDCRPDAERKQVDGKTLVNNDHPQVIEIWNNVFIQFNRQKDGSLEPLPAKHVDTGMGLERLVRVLQGKTSNYDTDIFTGTIAATEKITGKKYDYSDTKEAIAFRVLADHIRAISFTIADGQLPSNTGAGYVIRRILRRAVRYYYSYLDYKQPLLTQLVPVLAEQFRTVFPELHQQLDFVAKVVLKEEETFLRTLEKGLKRIDEIIGTGDKKEIKGKDAFELYDTYGFPLDLTRLIAAENKLPVDEKGFDAEMKQQKDRSRENAAVDTGDWVVLDDFAPHEFVGYDSLEIETRVVKYRKVSAKGKDQFQLVLEVTPFYAESGGQVGDTGTLQLNGHTIQITNTKKENDLIIHFADTLPEELNGEAFARVDVERRQHIALHHSATHLLHAALRQVLGTHVAQKGSLVNEEHLRFDFSHFAKVTEEEITAIEQMVNKKIRENIPVVIREMPKEEALQLGAMALFGEKYGDMVRVVIIDPTYSVELCGGTHVGATGELGLFKIKLETAVAAGVRRVEAVCGQQAEAYMAEKSEQLKEIGALLKNPKDIKAAVENQLQEIQALRKKLEGLENRALVGIRNELLQKDEIINGITYIADIVEVSGADALKKLCHDLSNNLKDYVAVLGANVDGKPYVAIGISETVIAAKGLDAGKLIKETIAPLIKGGGGGQKGLATAGGSDVAGLEKSIAAIRQLL, from the coding sequence ATGTTTACGAGCGCGGAAATACGTGATAAATTCCTGGATTTTTTCCGTTCCAAGGGCCATGCCATTCTACCCTCGGCCCCTATCGTGGTCAAAAACGACCCAACCCTCATGTTTACCAATGCAGGGATGAACCAGTTCAAGGATATCTTCCTGGGACATAAATCCCCCACCGATACGCGTGTGGCCGATACGCAGAAATGCCTGCGGGTAAGCGGCAAACATAATGACCTGGAAGAGGTAGGGGTGGATACCTATCACCATACCATGTTTGAGATGCTGGGGAACTGGAGTTTTGGTGATTATTTCAAAAAAGAGGCGATCGAATGGAGCTGGGCGCTGTTGACCGATGTATATGGAATTGATAAGGAAAGGATCTATGTAACGATCTTTGAAGGGGATGTAAAAGAAAATATTCCAAAGGATGAAGAGGCGTTCAGCGAATGGAAGAAATGGATCGCGGAGGACAGGATCTTATTGGGAAATAAAAAGGATAATTTTTGGGAAATGGGGGATACCGGTCCCTGTGGCCCTTGCACCGAGATACATGTTGACTGCCGCCCCGATGCCGAAAGAAAACAGGTGGATGGCAAGACTCTCGTGAACAATGACCACCCGCAGGTGATCGAGATCTGGAACAATGTATTCATCCAATTCAATCGCCAGAAAGATGGCTCCCTCGAACCGCTCCCTGCCAAGCATGTGGATACCGGTATGGGATTGGAGCGTCTAGTCAGGGTACTTCAAGGGAAGACCTCCAACTACGATACCGATATTTTCACCGGCACCATTGCCGCCACGGAAAAGATCACCGGCAAGAAATACGATTACAGCGATACCAAAGAAGCCATCGCCTTTCGCGTGCTGGCCGACCATATACGTGCCATCAGTTTTACCATCGCCGATGGACAATTACCTTCCAATACCGGTGCAGGGTATGTGATCCGAAGGATCCTTCGCCGGGCTGTTCGTTATTACTATTCTTACCTGGATTATAAACAACCCCTGCTCACCCAACTGGTACCCGTACTCGCGGAGCAATTCCGTACTGTATTCCCCGAATTGCATCAACAATTGGATTTTGTGGCCAAGGTGGTACTGAAAGAAGAAGAAACCTTTCTCCGCACCCTTGAAAAGGGCCTCAAACGGATCGATGAGATCATAGGCACGGGTGATAAAAAAGAGATCAAAGGAAAGGATGCTTTTGAATTGTATGATACCTACGGGTTCCCGCTTGACCTGACTCGCCTGATCGCAGCAGAGAACAAACTTCCCGTGGATGAAAAGGGCTTTGATGCTGAAATGAAACAGCAAAAAGACCGGAGTCGCGAAAATGCAGCGGTAGATACCGGTGACTGGGTGGTGCTGGATGATTTTGCCCCCCATGAGTTTGTTGGATACGACTCCCTCGAAATTGAGACACGTGTGGTGAAATACCGGAAAGTGAGTGCCAAAGGAAAGGACCAGTTTCAATTGGTATTGGAGGTAACACCGTTTTATGCGGAAAGTGGCGGACAGGTTGGAGATACCGGCACCTTGCAACTCAATGGTCATACCATTCAGATCACCAACACAAAGAAAGAGAATGACCTGATCATCCATTTTGCGGATACGCTTCCGGAAGAGCTGAATGGTGAAGCTTTTGCCCGGGTGGATGTTGAGCGTCGTCAGCATATTGCCCTGCATCATTCGGCTACACACCTATTACATGCCGCGTTGCGACAGGTACTTGGTACGCATGTAGCCCAAAAAGGGTCATTGGTCAATGAGGAACATTTGCGTTTTGACTTTTCTCATTTTGCCAAAGTGACCGAGGAAGAGATTACGGCTATTGAGCAGATGGTCAATAAAAAGATCCGTGAGAATATACCGGTTGTTATCCGGGAAATGCCCAAGGAAGAGGCTTTGCAACTGGGTGCTATGGCACTGTTTGGTGAGAAATACGGTGATATGGTACGGGTGGTGATCATTGATCCTACCTATTCCGTGGAACTCTGTGGGGGTACCCATGTAGGGGCTACGGGTGAACTAGGTCTGTTCAAGATCAAACTCGAAACAGCCGTAGCGGCCGGTGTACGTCGAGTAGAAGCGGTATGTGGTCAGCAAGCTGAAGCCTATATGGCAGAAAAATCAGAGCAACTTAAAGAAATAGGGGCCCTACTTAAAAACCCCAAGGATATTAAAGCAGCGGTGGAGAACCAGCTACAGGAAATCCAGGCCTTGCGCAAAAAACTTGAAGGGCTTGAAAACCGCGCTCTGGTAGGTATCCGCAATGAGCTGCTTCAAAAGGACGAGATCATCAATGGCATTACCTATATAGCCGATATCGTGGAAGTTTCGGGTGCGGATGCGCTGAAAAAACTCTGTCATGACCTGAGTAATAACCTTAAAGATTATGTCGCGGTTCTTGGGGCCAATGTGGATGGCAAACCCTATGTGGCCATTGGTATTTCAGAGACCGTGATCGCCGCCAAAGGACTGGATGCGGGTAAACTCATCAAAGAAACAATTGCCCCACTGATCAAGGGTGGTGGCGGTGGCCAAAAGGGTCTGGCTACGGCCGGCGGGTCGGATGTAGCGGGTCTGGAGAAAAGTATTGCCGCCATCCGACAATTATTATAA
- a CDS encoding PDZ domain-containing protein: MKQFLKPASLILAALLVVGGVNAQDEKLKEKKKNKEDVQQIIITKTGEKNEKIVVEIDGDKVTINGKDVNDMKDEDIKVITNKFKGTTGLSIASGGGDWKMNWNQDQPFALSTTMGNRAMLGVTTESSDNGVEIMSVTEKSGAEKAGLKKGDLILKVDDAKIESPDGLTKAIRSHKPGDKVKVTYKRDKKELTTTAELGKLEGVTGVYNFNATMPEMRELEALRGLEIPRGQAFSIPRMDRFDNFNFPYFDEEIRLGLSVQDTEDGKGVKVLEVDEESNAAKAGIAVDDVITEFAGKAVNSADEVAKLYREKLRAKETTVPVKLLRGGKEKSVEIKVPRKLKTADL, encoded by the coding sequence ATGAAACAATTTTTGAAGCCCGCTTCTTTGATCCTTGCCGCCCTGTTGGTGGTGGGTGGGGTAAATGCCCAGGATGAGAAGTTGAAGGAAAAGAAGAAGAATAAAGAGGATGTACAGCAGATCATCATTACCAAAACCGGCGAAAAGAATGAAAAGATCGTGGTGGAAATCGATGGTGATAAAGTGACCATCAATGGTAAAGATGTAAATGACATGAAGGATGAGGACATCAAAGTGATCACCAACAAATTCAAGGGTACAACCGGTTTGTCCATAGCTTCCGGTGGAGGTGACTGGAAGATGAACTGGAACCAGGATCAGCCATTTGCGCTTTCCACTACCATGGGTAACCGCGCCATGCTGGGTGTTACCACCGAATCTTCGGATAATGGGGTAGAGATCATGAGCGTGACCGAGAAGAGTGGTGCAGAGAAGGCCGGTTTGAAAAAGGGTGATCTTATTCTTAAAGTAGATGATGCGAAGATCGAATCGCCAGATGGGCTTACCAAGGCAATCCGTAGCCACAAGCCTGGTGATAAAGTAAAAGTTACCTATAAGCGGGATAAAAAAGAACTGACTACTACAGCCGAATTGGGCAAACTGGAAGGTGTAACCGGCGTATATAATTTTAATGCAACGATGCCTGAAATGCGTGAACTCGAAGCACTTCGTGGTTTAGAAATTCCCCGTGGGCAGGCATTTTCCATTCCCCGTATGGACCGTTTTGACAATTTCAATTTCCCCTATTTTGATGAGGAAATTCGGTTGGGGCTTTCTGTACAGGACACAGAGGATGGAAAAGGCGTGAAAGTGCTGGAGGTGGATGAGGAAAGCAATGCCGCCAAAGCCGGGATCGCTGTTGACGATGTGATCACCGAATTTGCCGGAAAAGCAGTAAACAGTGCCGATGAAGTGGCCAAACTCTACCGCGAGAAGCTAAGGGCCAAAGAAACTACTGTTCCTGTTAAGTTGTTGCGTGGCGGGAAAGAGAAAAGTGTGGAGATCAAGGTGCCGCGCAAGTTGAAAACAGCGGATCTGTAA
- the gatB gene encoding Asp-tRNA(Asn)/Glu-tRNA(Gln) amidotransferase subunit GatB has protein sequence MAENSPAYEIVVGLEVHAQLLTKSKLFCGDSTEFGNAPNTQVSPVSLAHPGTLPVMNKEAIAFAVKMGLACDCEIERYNYFARKNYFYPDLPKGYQVSQHTTPICKGGQVTVQVEGKDVTIRLNRIHLEEDAGKSLHDVDENFTCIDLNRAGVPLIEIVTEPDIRSSEEAFAYLTEIRKRVRYLAICDGNMEEGSLRCDANISVRKKGETKLGTKVEVKNLNSIRNVKRAIDHEAQRLIGMLERGETILQQTRSFDANNGTTFAIRDKEEADDYRYFAEPDLTPFDLTEEFLQEIRKSLPALPAQRIQHYTTEFQLSAYDAGVLTEEKEIAEYFENLITHTPHFKAAANWILGPVKNWMNEHSAGIESFPLSPGKLAPLIDLVQEGKLSFSAASTRLFQSLLQSPDKDPFSLAQELNLLQESNADQLEPVVDEVLTRLADKVKEYQKGKKGLLALFVGEVMKRSKGKADPKVVNEIIMKLLTTKHK, from the coding sequence ATGGCCGAAAATTCCCCTGCATACGAAATCGTCGTCGGGCTTGAGGTTCATGCCCAGTTACTGACCAAAAGCAAATTGTTTTGTGGTGACAGCACCGAATTTGGAAACGCCCCCAATACCCAGGTTTCCCCCGTTTCCCTGGCACATCCCGGTACCCTTCCGGTCATGAACAAGGAAGCCATTGCTTTTGCTGTAAAAATGGGGTTGGCCTGTGATTGCGAAATAGAACGGTACAACTACTTTGCCCGCAAAAATTATTTTTATCCTGATCTGCCCAAAGGGTATCAGGTATCACAACATACCACACCCATTTGCAAAGGCGGTCAGGTGACGGTGCAAGTGGAAGGGAAGGACGTGACGATACGCCTCAACCGGATCCACCTGGAAGAGGATGCGGGGAAGAGCCTGCATGATGTGGATGAGAATTTTACCTGTATTGACCTCAACCGGGCAGGGGTACCCCTGATAGAGATCGTAACGGAACCCGATATACGCAGCAGTGAAGAGGCTTTTGCCTACCTCACCGAGATCCGCAAGCGGGTACGCTATCTGGCCATATGTGATGGCAATATGGAAGAAGGGAGCCTGCGCTGTGATGCCAATATCTCTGTCAGAAAAAAAGGAGAGACAAAGCTGGGCACCAAGGTGGAAGTAAAGAACCTTAACTCCATACGCAATGTAAAAAGGGCCATTGACCATGAAGCGCAACGATTGATCGGTATGCTCGAACGGGGAGAGACCATTCTGCAACAGACCCGGAGTTTTGATGCCAATAATGGCACCACTTTCGCTATTCGCGATAAGGAGGAAGCGGATGATTACCGGTACTTCGCGGAACCGGACCTTACACCGTTTGACCTCACAGAAGAGTTCTTGCAAGAAATCCGGAAATCACTACCAGCCCTGCCTGCTCAACGAATACAACACTATACCACCGAATTTCAATTATCCGCCTATGATGCGGGGGTGTTGACCGAAGAAAAGGAAATAGCTGAATATTTTGAAAACCTGATCACCCATACCCCGCATTTCAAAGCCGCGGCGAACTGGATCTTAGGTCCTGTTAAGAATTGGATGAATGAACATAGTGCCGGTATCGAATCCTTTCCTCTCTCCCCCGGGAAACTGGCGCCATTGATCGATCTGGTACAGGAAGGAAAACTTAGTTTTTCTGCTGCCAGTACCCGTTTATTTCAATCGCTGCTTCAATCGCCTGATAAGGATCCTTTTTCTCTGGCACAGGAATTGAACCTCTTGCAGGAGAGTAATGCCGATCAACTTGAACCAGTGGTCGACGAAGTGTTGACCAGACTGGCCGACAAGGTAAAAGAGTACCAGAAAGGGAAAAAAGGCCTACTGGCTTTGTTTGTCGGAGAGGTAATGAAACGTTCTAAGGGAAAGGCCGATCCCAAGGTGGTGAATGAGATCATTATGAAACTACTCACAACAAAACATAAATAA